The region TTGTTCCGCATCATCGAAGAACAGCGCGACAAGGGCCTGGCCGTACTCTACATCAGCCACCGCATGGCCGAAGTGGAACGCCTGGCGCGCCGCATCACGGTGCTGCGCGACGGCGCCTATGTGGGCGAGCTGGGCAAGGATGAGCTGGATCAAAAGAAAGTCGTGCAAATGATGGTGGGCCGCCCTGCCGACGACTTTTACTCGCACCAGCGCCGCACCACCCGGGGCGCCGAGCGCTTGCGCGTGGACAAGGTGGGCGGCGGCAAGGTCAAGCCGGCCTCGTTCGCCCTGCATGCGGGCGAAGTGACGGGTCTTGCCGGCCTCGTCGGCGCAGGCCGCACGGAACTGGCGCGCCTGATCTTTGGCGCGGACAAGAAGCAATCGGGGCAAGTGTGGCTCGATGGCCAGGAAGTGCACATCCACCGGCCGCTGGCAGCCATCCGCCACGGTATCGGCTACCTGCCCGAAGACCGCAAGAGCCTGGGCCTGTTCATGCAATTGTCGGCCATGGAAAACATGTCGATGAATATCCTGTCCAAGCATGCGACGGCGGGCGTGGTCAACCGTGGCGCCCTGACCCAGCTCACGCGCGAAGCCATCAGCAACCTCAACGTGAAAGTGTCGGGGCCGGACGGCATCGTCGGCGGACTGTCCGGCGGCAACCAGCAGAAAGTCTTGCTGGCGCGCTGGCTGGCCATCGCGCCGAAGGTCCTCATCCTCGATGAACCGACGCGGGGCGTGGACGTGGGCGCGAAGAGCGAAATTTACAAGATCATCCACCAACTGGCGGACGCGGGCACCGCCGTGCTGTGCATTTCCAGCGAACTGGCCGAGCTGGTCGGCATTTGCGACCGCGTGATGGTGATGTGCGAAGGCAGGCTCACCGGCGAAGTCACGGGCGACGACATCACGCAGGAAAACATCCTTGCTTATGCCACCCAGCTGGAAGCGGCATAAAAGAACAACCATTCAGGAGATTTAACATGACAACGAGTACCACCAGCGGCGCCGCGCGCGCCGGCGAACCCTTCAATGCTTCGAACCTGATGCGCCGCCTGGGCATGCTGCCCGTGCTGGTGGTGCTCTACCTGGCCATGTACGGCCTGACCGTGTATTTCTCGGCCGACGGCACGTCGACGTTCATGACCAGCAATAACACCATGAACATCTTCCGCCAGGTGTCGATCAACATCGTGCTGGCGTCCGGCATGACCTTCGTCATCCTGACCAGCGGCATCGATTTGTCCGTCGGTTCCGTGCTGGCCGTCTCGGCCGTGGCAGGCATGCTGATGTCGCTGTCGGCCCAGTTCGCCGGCTTCTCGATTCCCGCCTTCCTCATCGTCGGCCTGCTGCTGGGCGCGCTCAATGGCGTGCTGGTCGCCCTCGTCGGCCTGAACCCGTTTGTCGTGACCCTGGGCACCATGACGGCCCTGCGCGGCGCCGCCTACCTGCTGGCGGACGGCACCAGCGTGCTGAACACGGAAATCCCGAGCTTTGAATGGATGGGCAACGGCAGCTTCCTGGCCGTGCCCTGGCTGATCTGGCTGGCGGCGGCCGTCGTCGTGCTGACGTGGTTTATTTTGCGCAAGACGACACTGGGCCTGCATATCTACGCCGTCGGCGGCAATATCCAGGCGGCCCGCTTGACCGGTATCAAGGTCGGCCTCGTGCTGATGTTTGTCTACACGATCAGCGGCCTGTTCGCCGGCCTGGGCGGCGCCATGTCGGCCAGCCGTCTGTATGCGGCCAACGGCAACTGGGGTACCGGTTATGAACTCGATGCGATTGCAGCCGTCGTGCTCGGCGGCACCAGCCTGATGGGCGGCGTGGGTTCCGTCTGGGGCACCGTCATCGGCGCCCTGATCATCGGCGTGATGAACAACGGCTTGACGATTCTGGGGCTGTCGTCGTTCTGGCAGTATGTGGCGAAAGGCGTCGTGATCGTGCTGGCGGTGATTCTCGACAAATGGCGCCAGTCGCACGCGCAGAACTGATTTTGCTGGTGTTGTCGGGTTACGCGCTTTGCGCTAACCCGACCTACGTGCAACGACAGGCGTAGGTCGGATTAGGCCGCAGGCCGTAATCCGACAACACCCTAAAACACCAGCAGCATCTCCACATGCGCAATCCCCGCCTCTTCAAACTGTTCCCCCTGCTGCACGAAACCGTGGCGCGCATAAAATGGCGCGGCCACGGTTTGCGCATTCAGCACCACCGCTGCATCGCCGCGTTCGCGGGCTTTCTCCATCAGCAAAGTCAACATGGCGCCGCCCACGCCCGTGCCGCGTCCCGGCTGGCGCACGGCCATACGGCCGATGTGGCCATCGGGCAGTAACCGGCCCGTGCCGATGGCGGCACCAAAGTCATCATAGGCGACGGCGTGCAGGCAGACGGCGTCCATGTCGTCGAGTTCAATCTCGGCCGGCACTTTCTGTTCATCGACAAAGACTTCAAAACGGATGGCGGTGGCGTCGGAGCCCAGGGTGGCCCAGTCGCCGAGGCGGATGGTGTGCTTGGTCATGGCATGCGGTAATAAGAGAGGGGCCGCCATTGTCGCACGGCCTGCCACGCCTTGGCAGGTGGTGCGGCTCAAGCGTTCGATTTCAAGTAACGTCCAGGTGTTTCACCGAGTATTTTGCGAAACATGACGACAAAATTGCTCGCGTTCTCGTAGCCCAGGCCCTCTGCGACATGCTGGACCGTGGCGCCCCTGGCCATCCATTGCAAGGCGAGCAAGATATGCAGTTGCCTGCGCCAGCTTCCGAAACTCATGCCGGTTTCCCGGGACACCAGGCGTGACAGCGTGCGCGCACTGATGCCCATCCGCTGCGCCCATGATTCGATGTTACCCGGATCGGACGGACGCGCCATGATCCACTGGACCAGTTTGCGTAGCCGCTTGTCTGGCGTCAGGGGAAGATGAACCTGGCCGCGCTGCGCCAGCGCCATTTCGTCGAGAAGCAGTGTCATGACTCGTGACGCCATGCCGCCCTCTTCGTAGCGCATCGGCAATGCCGCTGAACGGATCACCAATTCACGCAGCAGCGGCGTGGTCGACAAGGTGCAGCACTCCCGCGGCAACGCGTCGTCCTCCGCAGGATCGACATACACCACGTAACAATCGACCGTGCCGGCCCCATCCATTCGATGTTGTGTGCCACCGGGTACCCAAATGGCGCTTCCTGGCGGCACCAACCAGAAGCCACCGTCGACCTCGCAGGTCAGCACGCCGCGCATCCAAAGCAGGAACTGGCCTTTTCGATGCTGATGGAAATCCCTCTCCTTGCGGCTATCCATGTCGCGGCCAACGGCGCCAAGCGTGACCACCGGCCTTGGCACGCAGTCGGGGTCTTCCCAGTCGCTGGACGAATCGTCGCTGAAAACAGGCATCGGGCACCTTTCAAGGGTGAGTATCAGTGGCAAGAATTCAATATAACATGGCCTGTTGGCTCATTGTGACCAACACGTGGCGCGCCTAACATGGACGCTGACATCACAACCACGAAAGCTGTCACATGGAACAAACGAAGAAAATCCTGATCTGCGGCGGCGGCATCGCCGGCCCCGCGTGTGCCTGGTGGCTGAGCAGGTACGGCTACTCCGTGGTGCTCGTCGAAAAGGCCGGCGCGCTCAGGGACGGCGGGCAGAACGTCGATGTGAAGGGCGCCGCGCAGCAGGTCATCAAGCGCATGGGTTTGACGGAGCAGGTCGAGGCGCGCGACACGCTGGAGTGCGGACAGAAGTGGCTCGACGCGGCCAGCAAGGTGGTGGCTGTTTTTCCCAAAGGTAGTATCGGCGGACTGACCTGCGATTTCGAAATCCTGCGCGGCGATTTCGCCCGTATTTTGTTCGATGCGACCCGCGGCACTTGCGACTACCGTTTTGGCACGTCCGTCAGTGGCGTTGAAGAGATTGAAAATGGCGTGCGGGCAACCTTTGCCAATGGCACGGCAGAGGACTTCGCGCTGGTGATCTGCGCCGACGGCGTGAGCTCGCCGACCAGAGATCTGGCGCTGGCCGCTGAAACGCGCATGCGTTACCTCGGCGCCTACATGGCGTTTTTCAACATTCCCCGGCGACCGGAGGACGACTTCTGGGCCTGCTCCGTCAATGGCATAGGCGGGACGATGATCAACCTCAGGCCAGGTGGCTTGACGCACACTACCGTGCTGATGACCTTTCCTGCCGCTGAGCCTGGCCTGCGGAGTCCGACGACGCCGTCGCCGCGCGAGATGCTGCGTGCGGCACTGGTGGGCCGGGGCAAGGTGGCCGATCGTATTATCGCCGAGCTGGATGCCGTCCAGGACGTCTACTTCGGGCCGATGAGCCAGGTGCAAGCTTCCACCTGGTCAAAAGGCCGGCTGGTCTTGCTGGGCGATGCGGCGCACTGCCCGACGCCATTCACGGGCAAGGGCACGGCGCTGGCGCTGGTGGGAGCCTACGTGCTGGCGGGGGAAATCAAGAGATGCGCGACCCACACCCAGGCTTTCGAGGCATACGAACGCATCCTTCGCCCGTATGCCGAGCGGTCGCAGCAGGAGCTGAGCCCTCGCCTCATCCGGCTCATGCACGTGCGGACGCGGTTCGGCATCGCCATCGCGCACCTGCTGCAACGGTGCTTCGGCAGCGCCCTGATCCAGTCGCTGTTGCAAGCGAACGCCACGAGCAAGGCGCGTAGGATCGACGAGGATTTCACGCTCCCGATCTATTGAAAGCTTTGCTGCGCTACCGGGCGCAGCCGGTCACTTTTCAGGACGGCCCGCTTACAACTTCACCAGCTGCTTGCCGAAGTTGCGCCCTTTTAAGAGGCCGATGAAGGCCTCGGGCGCGCTGGCCAGGCCGTCGGCCACGGATTCGCGGAATTTCAGCTTGCCCGTCGCCACCAGCGTTCCCAGTTCCGTCAGTCCCTGCGGCCAGAATTCCGGCTGTTCCGAAACGATGAAGCCGCGCACGGTCAGGCGGTTGGTGAGGATCAGGCGCGCATTGTCGAGCGGCGTCGGTTCGCCGTTGTAGCCGGCGATCCAGCCGCACACGGCGATCCGGCCAAACGCGTTGGTGCGCGCCAGCGCCGCATCGAAGATGGCGCCGCCCACGTTTTCAAAGATGGCGTCGATGCCGTCCGGCGTGGCCGCCGCCAGATCGGCCTCAAGATTGCCCGCCTTGTAATCGACGCAGGCGTCGAAACCCAGTTCGTTCACCACATAGGCGCACTTGTCCGCGCCGCCGGCGATGCCGACGACGCGGCAGCCTTTCAATTTCGCCAGCTGCCCCACCACGCTGCCCACGGCGCCGCTGGCAGCCGACACGACCACCGTTTCGCCCGCCTTCGGCGCCATGATCTGATTCAAACCATACCAGGCCGTCATGCCCGGCATGCCGACGGAACCCAGGTAAGCCGAAGCGGGAATCTGCGTCGTGTCGACCTTGCGCAGCATGGTGCCATCCGACACGGCCACTTCCGTCCAGCCCAGGGTTCCCACGACCGTGTCGCCTGCAGCGAACTTCGGATGCTTCGATTCCAGCACGACGCCCACCGTACCGCCGATCATGGTTTCATTCAAAGCCTGCGGCGCCGCATAGCTTTTATTGGCACTCATGCGCCCGCGCATGTAAGGATCGAGCGACAGGTACTGATTGCGTACCAGCAATTCACCATCCTTGATGGCGGGAAGGTCTTGATTTTCCAGGCGAAAATGTGCCGGGTTGACCTCCTCATTGGAGGCGGGCCGCGAGGCGAGGACGATGCGTTGGTAGGTGGTCATGGTGCTCCTTGACGATAGAGAAGATCAGCGGAAGGCTGGGGTCAGACCCGGCGGGGGAATGCGTCCCAATGGGACGCATTCCGATCGCGAAGCGACTGACCCCGGGTGTCTGTTGCGTAACGACTAAATCTCGTAATCCATGCACTGCCGCGCTTCCCGCACGGCCCCAAAAAACGGCTTGATTTTCACGTGCTCGGGATGGTTCTGGTAGGCGTCGAGCGCTTCGCGGCTGGCGAATTCGCTGTACAGGACAATGTCGTAGGTCGCTTCCAGGCCCGGCTGGGCCACAGCGGCTTCGAATTTCAAGATGCCGGGCACCAGGTCGGAACAGGAATCGAGCAGGGCCTTGAGCTTCAACGCATTCGTGGCGCGGTCGGCGCCTTCGGCGTGGTCTAACAGTTTCCAGAAAACGATGTGCTTGATCATGGTGGCAGGCTGCTTGTTTATTAATGAAGCATTACTGTACCCGCTATCGGCGCGTCTTGCAGGAAGCAGGCGCGCAAAACAAACGGGCAGCCTCGAAGGCCGCCCGCAGACTGGGTTTAATTTACATCACAGTACTTCGAACAGCCCGGCCGCGCCCTGCCCGCCGCCGATGCACATGGTCACGACCACGTATTTGACGCCGCGGCGCTTGCCTTCGATCAAGGCGTGGCCCGTCAGGCGGGCGCCCGACACGCCGTACGGGTGGCCGACGGCAATCGCGCCGCCGTTCACGTTCAGGCGGTCCATGGGGATGCCCAGGGTGTCGGCGCAATACAGCACTTGCACGGCGAACGCTTCATTGAGTTCCCACAGACCGATGTCGGCGACAGTCAAGCCCGCTTTTTTCAGCAGTTTCGGGATGGCAAACACGGGGCCGATACCCATTTCATCGGGTTCGCAGCCGGCCACGGCAAAGCCGCGGAAGACGCCCAGCGGTTGTAGACCTTTCGCTTCGGCCACTTTCGCATTCATGACGATGGCCATCGAAGCGCCATCGGAAAACTGGCTGGCGTTGCCGGCGCTGA is a window of Janthinobacterium rivuli DNA encoding:
- a CDS encoding Dabb family protein, whose protein sequence is MIKHIVFWKLLDHAEGADRATNALKLKALLDSCSDLVPGILKFEAAVAQPGLEATYDIVLYSEFASREALDAYQNHPEHVKIKPFFGAVREARQCMDYEI
- a CDS encoding NADP-dependent oxidoreductase, coding for MTTYQRIVLASRPASNEEVNPAHFRLENQDLPAIKDGELLVRNQYLSLDPYMRGRMSANKSYAAPQALNETMIGGTVGVVLESKHPKFAAGDTVVGTLGWTEVAVSDGTMLRKVDTTQIPASAYLGSVGMPGMTAWYGLNQIMAPKAGETVVVSAASGAVGSVVGQLAKLKGCRVVGIAGGADKCAYVVNELGFDACVDYKAGNLEADLAAATPDGIDAIFENVGGAIFDAALARTNAFGRIAVCGWIAGYNGEPTPLDNARLILTNRLTVRGFIVSEQPEFWPQGLTELGTLVATGKLKFRESVADGLASAPEAFIGLLKGRNFGKQLVKL
- a CDS encoding FAD-dependent monooxygenase, yielding MEQTKKILICGGGIAGPACAWWLSRYGYSVVLVEKAGALRDGGQNVDVKGAAQQVIKRMGLTEQVEARDTLECGQKWLDAASKVVAVFPKGSIGGLTCDFEILRGDFARILFDATRGTCDYRFGTSVSGVEEIENGVRATFANGTAEDFALVICADGVSSPTRDLALAAETRMRYLGAYMAFFNIPRRPEDDFWACSVNGIGGTMINLRPGGLTHTTVLMTFPAAEPGLRSPTTPSPREMLRAALVGRGKVADRIIAELDAVQDVYFGPMSQVQASTWSKGRLVLLGDAAHCPTPFTGKGTALALVGAYVLAGEIKRCATHTQAFEAYERILRPYAERSQQELSPRLIRLMHVRTRFGIAIAHLLQRCFGSALIQSLLQANATSKARRIDEDFTLPIY
- a CDS encoding AraC family transcriptional regulator, translating into MPVFSDDSSSDWEDPDCVPRPVVTLGAVGRDMDSRKERDFHQHRKGQFLLWMRGVLTCEVDGGFWLVPPGSAIWVPGGTQHRMDGAGTVDCYVVYVDPAEDDALPRECCTLSTTPLLRELVIRSAALPMRYEEGGMASRVMTLLLDEMALAQRGQVHLPLTPDKRLRKLVQWIMARPSDPGNIESWAQRMGISARTLSRLVSRETGMSFGSWRRQLHILLALQWMARGATVQHVAEGLGYENASNFVVMFRKILGETPGRYLKSNA
- a CDS encoding ABC transporter permease subunit gives rise to the protein MTTSTTSGAARAGEPFNASNLMRRLGMLPVLVVLYLAMYGLTVYFSADGTSTFMTSNNTMNIFRQVSINIVLASGMTFVILTSGIDLSVGSVLAVSAVAGMLMSLSAQFAGFSIPAFLIVGLLLGALNGVLVALVGLNPFVVTLGTMTALRGAAYLLADGTSVLNTEIPSFEWMGNGSFLAVPWLIWLAAAVVVLTWFILRKTTLGLHIYAVGGNIQAARLTGIKVGLVLMFVYTISGLFAGLGGAMSASRLYAANGNWGTGYELDAIAAVVLGGTSLMGGVGSVWGTVIGALIIGVMNNGLTILGLSSFWQYVAKGVVIVLAVILDKWRQSHAQN
- a CDS encoding sugar ABC transporter ATP-binding protein, whose translation is MSDDIIFEMRGIEKRFGATRALRGVHLTVRSGEIHAVMGENGAGKSTLMKILSGVYTPDAGEIILDGKPIRIRNPGEARALGINLIYQELSVAKNMTVAQNVFMGSEPKGPFWTVKGGEMRARTNAILADLGSRFDADTMVSALSIAEQQQVEIARALVHESRILIMDEPTAALSDRETEQLFRIIEEQRDKGLAVLYISHRMAEVERLARRITVLRDGAYVGELGKDELDQKKVVQMMVGRPADDFYSHQRRTTRGAERLRVDKVGGGKVKPASFALHAGEVTGLAGLVGAGRTELARLIFGADKKQSGQVWLDGQEVHIHRPLAAIRHGIGYLPEDRKSLGLFMQLSAMENMSMNILSKHATAGVVNRGALTQLTREAISNLNVKVSGPDGIVGGLSGGNQQKVLLARWLAIAPKVLILDEPTRGVDVGAKSEIYKIIHQLADAGTAVLCISSELAELVGICDRVMVMCEGRLTGEVTGDDITQENILAYATQLEAA
- a CDS encoding GNAT family N-acetyltransferase, with translation MTKHTIRLGDWATLGSDATAIRFEVFVDEQKVPAEIELDDMDAVCLHAVAYDDFGAAIGTGRLLPDGHIGRMAVRQPGRGTGVGGAMLTLLMEKARERGDAAVVLNAQTVAAPFYARHGFVQQGEQFEEAGIAHVEMLLVF